In Nostoc piscinale CENA21, the genomic stretch GAGTTGAATAGGAAAACCTGCTCGACTGACGTTACTTGTGATTGAACCATGTTGCAATTTAGTAATCAGCAAACAAGGAGTAACTGCTGGATTAGCAACGAAAAAATCAATGTAGTTAAAAGGCAAGTAGGCGTAAACAATGTTATTAGCTTCCATAGATGTGTGGGGGTGTAGGGAAGAAAATTTCTTTCATGTTTAAGGATGAAATTTTTTATCGTGACTATCTTCTACATCCGGTGTTTTTCAATTAAAGATTTCGTAACAGATTGTTAGCAATCACGCTTTGCTCAATATTACTAATGTTTCCTACTGGGATAGTGGAATGATTAGAAGCATGATTGCTAGTAAAAATCAGAGAATTGATGCCAGCTATGACAAAAGCAGAAATATTTAATAAACCTTCAGGAACATGGAAGTGATTACCTTGAACATTAGCTTGAGTGTACTGCAATTGAGTTGGGATTGGCTGGTTTAACTGATTGGCAGACAATGCCAAAGCGAGTGTAGGTGCAAAGGTTTGAGGTTGGTATTTACTTAATGTTGTAACGTTGCCAAAGTCAGACGAAGGTTCGGCATTACCCCAGGCTAATTCTACACCGCGATTTTGAGAAATATCATTATCAGCGATCGCTACTGTCCCAAACACATTAGTCAGACGCACACCTCCCACAGGGTTGTATTGAATGCTGTTATCTGTAAATACTAAATCAAATATAGTTTCTAAGTTAACGGCAGCAGGTATAAATCTCCGTCTGGTTTCGCTGCTGCAATTATTGACACGATTATTATGCAAACGGCAAAAAGCCGCGCCTTGAATATCAATACCTCCTTTTGCAAGGCTGAAATTTGCCAGATTAGCTGATTGAGCGCAGTCACTAATGCGATTAGCTTCAACATCAAGGTTAATTACCAAGGCATTTTCGTTAATGAAAATACCAGCCCCACCCATGTAGCTGATTTGATTGTGGCGGAGTTTGAGTTTAACAAGAATTTCTGGCACATCATTTGCGCCTTGGATGTCGATGCCATGACCTATGCCACCCAGAATTTCGTTATTATCAATTAAAGTTTCCGTTACACCAAATAAAGGATTATTAGCTGTGAAACCAGCCTGATCATTAAATATCTGCCGTTGGATGGCTTGAGCAATCAACACAAACGTCATCACTGCCTGTAAGTTTAAGGATAGCCGGATGCCACCCCTTGTCCAAGTATCAGGGTTAATATCGGCAGGCACAAGGATATGATTGCCTACTATTCGACAACCAGCCCCTTTCGCAAAGATGCCGTAACTGTTGATATAGGGTAATATTGCTTGGGCAAAAACATTCAAAGCATCCCTTAGCACTGAAGTATTACCGGGATTTTGCAAGGCGGTGGTAAGTGTTGAGGCTGCTGTTCGCAGGTTAGTATCATTAATTCTGCTGCTATTGTTAATGTCAGTTAACGCTGCTGTTGCTTGCCTTCTGGCTGCATCAGTTGTAAGTTGAGTGGCATTATTTTGAAAACTTTGAATAATATTGAGTAAATCGCTAGTTGAACCTTCTTGCAGTGCCAGTCCCAAGGGTGCAAAAATATCAACGTTATTCAAAGCAGTTGTCAGATTATTAGCGTCGGCGATAGAAATTTGACGCTCTTGTATGGTGATATGGTTATCGAGGATCGCTAACTCAAAAATGTTGCTAGCGATCGCAGTATCAAAGCTACGAATTTGATTGGCAACAATGCGATAATCTGCTTCTAAAAAGCCCTCAGATTCCTGTTGCCATTTGATGAAACGCTGCTGGAGTGATTGCAGTAAGTTTCCAACCACTACTACAACAGGTTGCAAGTTTGGATTATTCGTTGCTGTTTGCTGCCATTGCTCAATTAACTGGGCAACAACACTAATTATCCCCGCCATCAAGTAACGCCACAACAGCACCAACAAGTCAACATTGGCAGCAGCAAAATTAGTTTCTATGAGTACAGATTGACCAGTAATAGTATGCAGGCGGTTGTGCGTAATTCCCAATCCACCTAATGTCCAAAATTCTGTCAGACGAATACAAAAATCTCTGGCTTCGATATCATTTTCTCTGATTTGCAAAGCGATGATAGGTAATGGCCAATTACGTCGGTTTTGGGAATTGCTGAGGTAAGAGTATAGGTAATTAGCTAAGAGATATAAGGCGGGAAAGTTAAGATTAGTCCGATAAAGTACAGATTGCACTCGATTCACAACTGTTTGTAAGTCCCATCGGCCTATCAGTCGCGTTAACAGTAACCACACCGCTAATAATGATGCGTCATCGTCATCGTTACCATAGAAAAAAGTAATTTCCTGCACTGTAGACAATATATCTTCTATGGCTTGTGGGAGTAGGAAATTAGTTATACCGATGCGGCTATTGGTGATGCGATTACCTGTAATTAAGGTGCGGTAACTACCTGCAAAACTCAAAGCTGCACCTCCAGAACAAGTTACCCGATTGGCTTCCCAACGTCCTTGATGCAGCCAAAAGACTTGCAAACCTTGGCTTTGAGCCTGAATTTGGTTAGCGATCGCATCACTAGCAAACGACCAATTAATATAGATAGCAATATCTCCTTGCAGGTGACTATCACGCAGTTTGCAGTTTTGCCAAATCACAGCTTTGATCGCAGTGCCAAAGTTAGTATTACTAGGCGTTAAAAATAATTCATCCAGTTGTGCGATTAACTGACGGTAAACAGACAACTTGTTACCATTGCCCAAATCAATTGCCAAAAAGCTATCAAATGTATTGAAACTCCCATCTGGTCTGGGTCTA encodes the following:
- a CDS encoding DUF6519 domain-containing protein, producing the protein MSDITKSTFDPRKHYSSVRMQQGRVQMDADWNEAQDIATYLDETTRIDVIGRCGVPKGAPGFAMQVDGDSLIIAPGRCYVDGILCENEAENPVDITAQTDLPDYELPTEPGIYLAYLDVWQRPITAIEDPEIKEIALVGPDTATRLKTIWQVKLEQVTNPDDSTPECADFEDWLPSNAQGNSQLKARSTPNPDENRPCLVPAQAGYRRLENQLYRVEIHQGGAAGTATFKWSRDNGSIVTEWLAPDTPNTDTLVVRSIGRDAVLRFATDQWVELLDDTRELYQQPGTLIQLARAGGDQLELRGNASRSDFPRTPKVKRWDHQETIATNLDGSTTELELIDGAIPVQEGAWIALEDGVEVWFEPGGNYLTGDHWLIPARTIGQDVLWNRDDSGNPLLEPPHGIIHHYCHLALLELDNAGSWEVLQDCRPEFPPLTDLSDRGCCIRVRPGDNVQQAINRAIAVGGGCICLGHGVHRVNGVLNLTNAHHINISGESDVTTLELIGTTESGLGGIVLQNASHIELEHLLIVGENTPALIQTRQDEDRPASQVLQIRHATLVNLSSLNSDNNEFTCALKLTHIEDVVLEKCRIVADIGILGLIGDRLPAAPETKGNSPTINRIDFSGVAVGTTYRVGETFPAPSGVTVTAREFQWSNGQNTSNGFARIDAGNRAGGTSPELQCNNINFQFEFAAPPNQVTVRFADFGGNVNLSINGVFRNLGDLVEVNGQSIGGVQVSVTPGRVGLLTLTGAISRFAVGGQEFWIDNVQFGETQPEPPPTVYPGGITKLQLDHVGIRYRFYGIWTIQALDWQIEHCDLRPLLSPRPRPDGSFNTFDSFLAIDLGNGNKLSVYRQLIAQLDELFLTPSNTNFGTAIKAVIWQNCKLRDSHLQGDIAIYINWSFASDAIANQIQAQSQGLQVFWLHQGRWEANRVTCSGGAALSFAGSYRTLITGNRITNSRIGITNFLLPQAIEDILSTVQEITFFYGNDDDDASLLAVWLLLTRLIGRWDLQTVVNRVQSVLYRTNLNFPALYLLANYLYSYLSNSQNRRNWPLPIIALQIRENDIEARDFCIRLTEFWTLGGLGITHNRLHTITGQSVLIETNFAAANVDLLVLLWRYLMAGIISVVAQLIEQWQQTATNNPNLQPVVVVVGNLLQSLQQRFIKWQQESEGFLEADYRIVANQIRSFDTAIASNIFELAILDNHITIQERQISIADANNLTTALNNVDIFAPLGLALQEGSTSDLLNIIQSFQNNATQLTTDAARRQATAALTDINNSSRINDTNLRTAASTLTTALQNPGNTSVLRDALNVFAQAILPYINSYGIFAKGAGCRIVGNHILVPADINPDTWTRGGIRLSLNLQAVMTFVLIAQAIQRQIFNDQAGFTANNPLFGVTETLIDNNEILGGIGHGIDIQGANDVPEILVKLKLRHNQISYMGGAGIFINENALVINLDVEANRISDCAQSANLANFSLAKGGIDIQGAAFCRLHNNRVNNCSSETRRRFIPAAVNLETIFDLVFTDNSIQYNPVGGVRLTNVFGTVAIADNDISQNRGVELAWGNAEPSSDFGNVTTLSKYQPQTFAPTLALALSANQLNQPIPTQLQYTQANVQGNHFHVPEGLLNISAFVIAGINSLIFTSNHASNHSTIPVGNISNIEQSVIANNLLRNL